In one Umezawaea sp. Da 62-37 genomic region, the following are encoded:
- a CDS encoding pyridoxal phosphate-dependent aminotransferase — translation MATPETTAPTSTSPLPRVSRRIGGIAESATLAVDAKAKALKAAGRPVIGFGAGEPDFPTPEKIVAAAQAACADPRNHRYTPAAGLPELREAIAAKTLRDSGYRVDASQVLVTNGGKQAVYQAFATVLDPGDEVLLPAPYWTTYPEAITLAGGVPVQVTADESTDYLVTVEQLEAARTDRSKVLLLCSPSNPTGSVHSREQIVAIGEWAVEHGLWVITDEIYEHLVYDGAEAVSLPAAVPAAAERTIVLNGVAKTYAMTGWRVGWLIGPADVVKAAANLQSHLTSNVANVSQRAALEAVSGSLEAVHGMRAAFDRRRRTIVGLLSAIPGVECPTPRGAFYAYPSVKALIGKELRGTVIGSSAELATLVLEHAEVAVVPGEAFGTPGYLRLSYALGDDDLVTGVTRMAELLGEIR, via the coding sequence ATGGCCACGCCCGAGACGACCGCGCCCACCAGCACTTCTCCGCTCCCACGGGTCTCCAGGAGGATCGGCGGCATCGCCGAGTCCGCCACCCTCGCGGTCGACGCGAAGGCGAAAGCGCTCAAGGCTGCGGGCCGGCCGGTGATCGGCTTCGGGGCCGGCGAGCCGGACTTCCCGACCCCGGAGAAGATCGTCGCCGCCGCGCAGGCCGCCTGCGCCGACCCCCGCAACCACCGCTACACGCCCGCCGCGGGCCTGCCGGAGCTGCGCGAGGCGATCGCGGCCAAGACGCTGCGCGACTCCGGCTACCGGGTCGACGCGAGCCAGGTGCTCGTCACCAACGGCGGCAAGCAGGCCGTCTACCAGGCGTTCGCGACCGTCCTCGACCCCGGCGACGAGGTGCTGCTGCCCGCGCCGTACTGGACCACCTACCCGGAGGCGATCACCCTCGCGGGCGGCGTCCCGGTGCAGGTCACGGCGGACGAGTCGACCGACTACCTGGTGACCGTCGAGCAGTTGGAGGCGGCTCGCACCGACCGCTCGAAGGTGCTGCTGCTGTGCTCGCCGTCGAACCCCACGGGCTCGGTCCACTCCCGCGAGCAGATCGTCGCGATCGGCGAATGGGCCGTCGAGCACGGCCTGTGGGTGATCACCGACGAGATCTACGAGCACCTGGTCTACGACGGTGCCGAGGCCGTCTCGCTGCCCGCCGCCGTGCCCGCGGCGGCCGAACGGACGATCGTGCTCAACGGCGTCGCGAAGACGTACGCGATGACCGGCTGGCGGGTCGGCTGGCTGATCGGCCCCGCCGACGTCGTCAAGGCCGCCGCGAACCTCCAGTCGCACCTGACGTCGAACGTCGCCAACGTGTCCCAGCGCGCCGCCCTGGAGGCCGTGTCCGGGTCGCTGGAGGCCGTGCACGGGATGCGCGCCGCGTTCGACCGCAGGCGGCGCACGATCGTCGGCCTGCTCTCGGCGATCCCCGGCGTCGAGTGCCCCACGCCGCGGGGCGCGTTCTACGCGTACCCGTCGGTCAAGGCGCTGATCGGGAAGGAATTGCGCGGGACGGTCATCGGCAGCTCCGCCGAGCTGGCCACCCTGGTCCTGGAGCACGCCGAGGTCGCCGTGGTCCCCGGCGAAGCCTTCGGCACCCCCGGCTACCTGCGGCTCTCCTACGCGCTGGGCGACGACGACCTGGTCACCGGCGTGACCAGGATGGCCGAGCTGCTGGGCGAGATCCGCTAG
- the rplA gene encoding 50S ribosomal protein L1 produces MKRSKAYRQAAELVDRERLYSPLEAAKLAKETSKVKLDSTVEVAIRLGVDPRKADQMVRGTVNLPHGTGKTARVIVFATGDKAAEAEAAGADAVGSEELIARIQGGWLDFDAAIATPDQMAKVGRIARILGPRGLMPNPKTGTVTPDVTKAVSDIKGGKINFRVDKQANLHLVIGKASFDTEKLVENYAAALDEILRAKPSAAKGRFLKKITVSTTMGPGIPVDPNRTRNLLVDEQA; encoded by the coding sequence ATGAAGCGCAGCAAGGCCTACCGTCAGGCCGCCGAGCTGGTCGACCGTGAGCGGCTGTACTCGCCGCTCGAGGCCGCGAAGCTGGCCAAGGAAACCTCCAAGGTGAAGCTCGACTCGACCGTCGAGGTCGCCATCCGCCTGGGCGTCGACCCTCGCAAGGCCGACCAGATGGTCCGCGGCACCGTGAACCTGCCGCACGGCACCGGCAAGACCGCACGCGTCATCGTCTTCGCGACGGGCGACAAGGCCGCAGAGGCCGAAGCCGCCGGCGCGGACGCGGTCGGCTCCGAGGAACTGATCGCCCGCATCCAGGGCGGCTGGCTCGACTTCGACGCCGCGATCGCCACCCCCGACCAGATGGCGAAGGTCGGTCGCATCGCCCGCATCCTCGGCCCGCGCGGCCTGATGCCGAACCCGAAGACCGGCACCGTGACGCCCGACGTCACGAAGGCCGTCTCGGACATCAAGGGCGGTAAGATCAACTTCCGCGTCGACAAGCAGGCCAACCTGCACCTCGTCATCGGCAAGGCGTCGTTCGACACCGAGAAGCTGGTCGAGAACTACGCGGCCGCACTGGACGAGATCCTCCGCGCCAAGCCGTCCGCGGCAAAGGGCCGGTTCCTGAAGAAGATCACCGTCTCCACCACGATGGGCCCCGGCATCCCCGTGGACCCGAACCGCACGCGCAACCTCCTCGTCGACGAGCAGGCCTGA
- the rplK gene encoding 50S ribosomal protein L11: MPPKKKKKLTAVIKLQIKAGLANPAPPVGPALGQHGVNIMEFCKAYNAATESQRGTVVPVEISVYEDRTFEFKLKTPPAAKLLLKAAGVEKGSGEPHRVKVAKVTMAQVREIAEGKMVDLNATNIDQAAKIIAGTARSMGITVEG; encoded by the coding sequence ATGCCTCCCAAGAAGAAGAAGAAGCTTACTGCGGTCATCAAGCTGCAGATCAAGGCCGGTCTCGCGAACCCCGCGCCGCCGGTCGGCCCCGCGCTGGGTCAGCACGGCGTCAACATCATGGAGTTCTGCAAGGCCTACAACGCCGCGACCGAGTCGCAGCGCGGCACCGTCGTGCCGGTAGAGATCTCCGTGTACGAGGACCGCACGTTCGAGTTCAAGCTCAAGACCCCGCCCGCCGCGAAGCTGCTCCTCAAGGCCGCCGGTGTGGAAAAGGGTTCGGGCGAGCCGCACCGCGTCAAGGTCGCCAAGGTGACCATGGCCCAGGTCCGCGAGATCGCCGAGGGCAAGATGGTCGACCTCAACGCCACGAACATCGACCAGGCCGCGAAGATCATCGCCGGCACCGCCCGCTCCATGGGCATCACGGTCGAAGGCTGA
- a CDS encoding type II toxin-antitoxin system RelE/ParE family toxin, with protein sequence MSHLQAYTVSFSPAARRRLDKLPLAAAVALYEHLIGPVAGNPHRLGKPLETPFDDVWSTRRGEYRALYTLNDEQRTITVVAVAHRRDAYRPH encoded by the coding sequence ATGAGCCACTTGCAGGCGTACACCGTCTCTTTCAGTCCCGCCGCACGTCGACGCCTGGACAAACTTCCATTGGCTGCCGCCGTCGCCCTTTACGAGCACCTGATCGGACCGGTCGCGGGCAACCCACACCGACTCGGCAAGCCACTCGAAACACCTTTTGACGACGTGTGGAGCACGCGACGCGGTGAATACCGGGCGCTCTACACCCTCAACGACGAGCAGCGCACGATCACGGTCGTAGCGGTTGCCCACCGACGAGACGCCTACCGACCGCACTAG
- a CDS encoding 4-oxalocrotonate tautomerase family protein codes for MITVDMFPGRTKEQKRALVREMTDALVRTCDVKPEGVWVVIREVEAGNWAIGGQLVSDR; via the coding sequence ATGATCACCGTAGACATGTTCCCCGGACGCACCAAAGAGCAGAAGCGCGCACTCGTGCGCGAGATGACCGACGCACTCGTCCGCACCTGCGACGTGAAGCCGGAAGGCGTGTGGGTGGTGATCCGCGAGGTCGAGGCGGGGAACTGGGCGATCGGCGGTCAACTGGTGTCGGACCGCTGA
- the rpmG gene encoding 50S ribosomal protein L33: MAATDVRPKITLACEECKHRNYITRKNRRNDPDRLEIKKFCPNCKTHRAHKETR, translated from the coding sequence GTGGCTGCAACCGACGTACGTCCGAAGATCACTCTCGCGTGCGAGGAGTGCAAGCACCGGAACTACATCACCAGGAAGAACCGTCGGAACGACCCCGACCGCCTGGAGATCAAGAAGTTCTGCCCGAACTGCAAGACCCACCGGGCGCACAAGGAAACCCGCTGA
- the secE gene encoding preprotein translocase subunit SecE: MSDDREQDQPKERESAARPVTAAARRERRASARPASRKDSAASKSDEDSDEASKKGRPTRARDTQEKRTSLIGKGFRYIREVASELRKVIWPTRKQLITYTSVVLVFVAFMVALVWGLDLGFGWGVFELFG; this comes from the coding sequence ATGAGCGACGACCGCGAGCAGGATCAGCCGAAGGAGCGCGAGAGCGCGGCTCGGCCGGTCACCGCAGCGGCCCGGCGTGAGCGTCGTGCTTCCGCCCGTCCGGCTTCCCGCAAGGACAGCGCCGCGTCGAAGTCCGATGAGGACTCCGACGAGGCGTCGAAGAAGGGCCGCCCCACGCGGGCTCGGGACACCCAGGAGAAGCGCACGTCGCTGATCGGCAAGGGGTTCCGGTACATCCGCGAGGTCGCCAGCGAGCTGCGCAAGGTCATCTGGCCGACGCGCAAGCAGCTGATCACCTACACCTCGGTCGTGCTGGTCTTCGTGGCCTTCATGGTCGCGCTGGTGTGGGGCCTGGACCTGGGCTTCGGCTGGGGCGTGTTCGAGCTGTTCGGCTGA
- a CDS encoding MmpS family transport accessory protein codes for MTPPVLDPLPTRTRNGLGTAGFVLGLLGFFFSFIPFIGVVAWPLVVLGLVLSLIGLSRTSRGTADNKGLAITGVVLSALGLLVCVLWAAFFGKAAGDLDEQANKEQVVVYEVTGDATSATVTYSTFSDGTSASSQETLTTLPWRKEMTVKGLMSGGSLTVTTGQDGGSVGCKITVDGVEKKSATGNGAFSSALCGGF; via the coding sequence ATGACCCCGCCGGTGCTCGACCCGCTCCCCACCCGGACCCGCAACGGACTCGGCACCGCGGGCTTCGTCCTCGGCCTCCTCGGCTTCTTCTTCAGCTTCATCCCGTTCATCGGGGTCGTCGCCTGGCCCCTGGTCGTCCTCGGCCTCGTGCTGTCCCTGATCGGCCTCTCCCGCACCAGCCGCGGCACGGCCGACAACAAGGGGCTCGCGATCACCGGCGTCGTCCTGTCGGCCCTCGGCCTGCTCGTGTGCGTCCTGTGGGCCGCCTTCTTCGGCAAGGCCGCCGGCGATCTCGACGAGCAGGCGAACAAGGAGCAGGTCGTGGTCTACGAGGTGACCGGCGACGCCACCAGCGCCACGGTGACCTACTCGACGTTCAGCGACGGCACCAGCGCCAGCAGCCAGGAGACGCTCACGACGCTGCCGTGGCGCAAGGAGATGACCGTGAAGGGGCTGATGAGCGGCGGCAGCCTGACCGTGACGACCGGCCAGGACGGCGGGTCCGTCGGCTGCAAGATCACCGTGGACGGCGTGGAGAAGAAGTCCGCCACCGGCAACGGCGCCTTCAGCAGCGCGCTCTGCGGCGGGTTCTGA
- a CDS encoding EAL domain-containing protein, protein MSDSASATPSDSSTRGTGRSANAAFNVYAVTLLVLGISCAIAVGGRLPDHPVDARLLWTGPLLVIGFLLAEQLAINVDVRSGVAWTISFTEIPLVLGLLVAPFEVVLAAHVVAGVGTLLGRRVLNRVAYNAGLMFMEISVAFAVAYGVKELVGPGGPFWAGPFLGTIAVPLLASVLGLTALRIMGKGMRVTASLRLVGQTLIVALLNTSAGLVAYEIASTTQWGGLLIALVFAGITAIYVAYSSLLREQRDLEALSEVSLRVARSGQNSTGPRNTAGQEEDDDEDDEWQLIADRIREQLNANRVVLRLRTDPQAPMRTLVAGEPLPDSMRKADARVIREDAMLQLPGTHVRYFRVVDSNEDVTEALARRDAQEALVVPLRGATQLLGAVEAHDRLSRWRGFGRADIQLLRTLASHLATAVDNRRLLARLRHDAYHDPLTGLLNRAGFREAAAEPLREHNQAVVLRVDLDVLSTVSDALGQAWGNRMVVAAGRRLRDELGPDISLARLEGGMFAALLVDRRAGLAMEIAERLRSALSVPYPVDRLTVEASAVVGYVSTAEADDDPDVDVLLQRADVAVRATTEADPVRSYVPSMGQIFLRRFQLVTQFRQALETGQISVHYQPKVALPSRQVVGAEALVRWKHPEFGRVDPDEFVPAVEATGLIDVLTDFVMDKALERVRGWMDRGLRMSIAVNLSVRTLADEEFPDRVAKALQHHDVPPQLLTFELTESGVMADPERALPVLRRLHALGVVLAVDDFGTGYSSLAYLRQLPVDEVKIDKSFVLGMGTDLGDMAVVRSIVELGHSLGLTVVAEGVEDDAARDQLVSMGCDIAQGYLISRPLSEERFEAWLGARTVQVRGARDETVLTLVH, encoded by the coding sequence ATGTCCGACAGTGCGTCGGCCACACCGTCGGACTCGTCGACGCGCGGCACCGGTCGATCCGCGAACGCGGCGTTCAACGTCTACGCCGTCACCCTGCTCGTCCTGGGCATCTCGTGCGCGATCGCGGTCGGCGGCAGGCTCCCGGACCACCCGGTCGACGCCCGCCTCCTGTGGACGGGCCCGCTGCTGGTCATCGGCTTCCTGCTCGCCGAGCAGCTCGCGATCAACGTCGACGTCCGCAGCGGCGTCGCGTGGACGATCTCGTTCACCGAGATCCCGCTGGTGCTCGGCCTGCTCGTGGCGCCGTTCGAGGTGGTGCTCGCCGCTCACGTCGTCGCGGGCGTCGGCACCCTGCTCGGCCGCCGCGTCCTGAACCGGGTCGCCTACAACGCGGGCCTCATGTTCATGGAGATCTCGGTCGCGTTCGCGGTCGCCTACGGCGTGAAGGAACTGGTGGGCCCCGGCGGACCGTTCTGGGCCGGACCGTTCCTCGGCACGATCGCGGTGCCGCTGCTGGCCAGCGTCCTCGGTCTGACCGCGCTGCGGATCATGGGCAAGGGCATGCGGGTCACCGCGAGCCTCCGCCTCGTCGGCCAGACCCTCATCGTGGCCCTGCTGAACACCTCCGCCGGTCTCGTCGCGTACGAGATCGCGTCGACCACCCAGTGGGGCGGCCTGCTCATCGCGCTGGTGTTCGCGGGCATCACCGCCATCTACGTGGCGTACTCGTCCCTGCTGCGCGAGCAGCGCGACCTGGAGGCCCTCAGCGAGGTCTCGCTCCGCGTCGCGCGCTCCGGGCAGAACTCGACCGGTCCGCGCAACACCGCGGGACAGGAAGAGGACGACGACGAGGACGACGAGTGGCAGCTCATCGCCGACCGCATCCGCGAGCAGCTCAACGCCAACCGCGTCGTGCTCCGGCTGCGCACCGACCCGCAGGCGCCGATGCGCACGCTGGTCGCGGGTGAGCCGCTGCCCGACAGCATGCGCAAGGCCGACGCCCGCGTCATCCGCGAAGACGCCATGCTCCAGCTCCCCGGCACGCACGTCCGGTACTTCCGTGTCGTCGACTCCAACGAGGACGTCACCGAGGCACTGGCCCGCCGGGACGCGCAGGAAGCGCTCGTGGTGCCGCTGCGCGGCGCGACGCAGCTGCTCGGCGCGGTCGAGGCGCACGACCGGCTCAGCAGGTGGCGCGGCTTCGGCAGGGCGGACATCCAGCTGCTCCGCACCCTGGCCAGCCACCTCGCCACCGCCGTCGACAACCGCAGGCTGCTCGCCCGCCTGCGCCACGACGCCTACCACGACCCGCTGACCGGGCTCCTCAACCGCGCGGGCTTCCGCGAGGCCGCCGCCGAACCGCTGCGCGAGCACAACCAGGCCGTCGTGCTCCGCGTCGACCTGGACGTGCTGTCGACCGTGTCCGACGCGCTCGGCCAGGCGTGGGGCAACCGCATGGTCGTCGCCGCGGGCCGCAGGCTGCGCGACGAACTCGGCCCCGACATCTCGCTCGCCCGGCTCGAGGGCGGCATGTTCGCCGCGCTCCTGGTCGACCGCAGGGCGGGACTGGCCATGGAGATCGCCGAACGGCTGCGCTCGGCCCTCTCGGTGCCCTACCCGGTCGACCGGCTGACCGTCGAGGCCAGCGCCGTCGTCGGCTACGTGTCGACCGCCGAGGCCGACGACGACCCGGACGTGGACGTCCTGCTGCAACGCGCGGACGTCGCCGTGCGCGCCACCACCGAGGCCGATCCGGTGCGGTCGTACGTGCCGAGCATGGGCCAGATCTTCCTGCGCCGCTTCCAGCTCGTGACCCAGTTCCGCCAGGCGCTGGAGACCGGCCAGATCTCCGTGCACTACCAGCCGAAGGTGGCGCTGCCCAGCCGCCAGGTCGTCGGCGCCGAAGCCCTGGTGCGCTGGAAGCACCCCGAGTTCGGCCGCGTCGACCCGGATGAGTTCGTGCCCGCCGTCGAGGCCACCGGCCTGATCGACGTGCTCACCGACTTCGTCATGGACAAGGCGCTGGAACGGGTCCGCGGGTGGATGGACCGCGGGCTGCGGATGTCCATCGCGGTCAACCTGTCCGTGCGCACCCTGGCCGACGAGGAGTTCCCGGACCGCGTCGCCAAGGCCCTCCAGCACCACGACGTGCCGCCGCAGCTGCTCACGTTCGAGCTGACCGAGTCCGGCGTGATGGCCGACCCGGAACGCGCCCTCCCGGTGCTGCGCAGGCTGCACGCGCTCGGCGTCGTGCTGGCCGTGGACGACTTCGGCACCGGCTACTCGTCGCTCGCGTACCTGCGCCAGCTGCCGGTGGACGAGGTGAAGATCGACAAGAGCTTCGTGCTCGGCATGGGCACCGATCTCGGCGACATGGCCGTCGTGCGGTCCATCGTCGAACTGGGGCACTCGCTCGGGCTCACCGTGGTGGCCGAGGGCGTCGAGGACGACGCCGCGCGCGACCAGCTGGTCAGCATGGGCTGCGACATCGCCCAGGGGTACCTGATCTCCCGGCCGCTGTCCGAGGAGCGCTTCGAGGCGTGGCTCGGCGCGCGAACCGTGCAGGTCAGGGGGGCCCGCGATGAGACGGTCCTCACCTTGGTCCACTGA
- a CDS encoding PhzF family phenazine biosynthesis protein has protein sequence MEIFVVDAFTDRPFSGNPAGVVLLDEPADPAWMQSVAAEMRHAETAFVEVGGAEPLPLRWFTPTAEVELCGHATLAAAHVLGGSVVFSTRSGFLTCKAGPDGWVEMDFPADPPSPVDPTPLLLASLPGVTVEAVARGVSDVLVEVASAAEVRSLRPDLVLLADVPGRGVVVTARGDAPGVDVVSRCFYPSFGVPEDPVTGSAHCTLAAWWAPRLGRAALLGEQASPRGGRVLMTLRDDRVGLAGQGVTVLRGQLTV, from the coding sequence GTGGAGATCTTCGTGGTGGACGCGTTCACCGATCGTCCGTTCTCCGGCAACCCGGCGGGGGTGGTCCTGCTCGACGAACCCGCGGACCCGGCGTGGATGCAGTCCGTCGCGGCCGAGATGAGGCACGCCGAGACGGCCTTCGTCGAGGTAGGCGGGGCGGAACCGCTGCCGCTGCGCTGGTTCACCCCGACCGCCGAGGTCGAGCTGTGCGGGCACGCGACGCTGGCGGCCGCGCACGTGCTGGGCGGCTCGGTCGTGTTCAGCACCCGCAGCGGCTTCCTCACCTGCAAGGCGGGCCCGGACGGCTGGGTGGAGATGGACTTCCCGGCCGACCCGCCGAGCCCCGTCGACCCGACCCCGCTGCTGCTGGCGTCCCTGCCCGGCGTGACGGTCGAGGCCGTCGCCAGGGGCGTGTCGGACGTGCTGGTGGAGGTGGCGTCGGCCGCCGAGGTGCGCTCGCTGCGCCCGGACCTCGTCCTGCTCGCCGACGTGCCTGGTCGCGGCGTCGTCGTGACGGCCCGCGGGGACGCGCCGGGGGTCGACGTCGTCAGCCGCTGCTTCTACCCGTCGTTCGGAGTTCCCGAGGATCCGGTGACCGGATCCGCCCACTGCACGCTGGCCGCGTGGTGGGCGCCGCGCCTCGGCCGGGCCGCTCTGCTCGGCGAACAGGCGTCTCCACGCGGTGGACGTGTCCTGATGACGCTGCGTGACGACAGGGTGGGATTGGCGGGCCAAGGTGTCACCGTGTTGCGAGGACAGCTGACCGTGTGA
- the nusG gene encoding transcription termination/antitermination protein NusG: MTSENGVDAHELADLTDEEVFAAVKDGDSIHVEPVDQPEDTEESATDEGDVDAPDAESEDAEPESGGDVEAVGDEAAEDDEAAAELPDIHAEPVDPVAEMRDALRAAPGYWYVVHSYAGYENKVKTNLETRIQTLDMEDYIFQVEVPTEEVTEIKNGQRKQVQRKVLPGYILVRMELNDSSWSAVRNTPGVTGFVGATSKPSALTIDEVLKFLLPQVEPKAAEGKKSASGGQTKSTIEVDFEIGESVTVMDGPFATLPATISEVNADGQKLKVLVSIFGRETPVELSFSQVSKI; the protein is encoded by the coding sequence GTGACCTCCGAGAACGGCGTTGACGCCCACGAGCTTGCCGACCTGACCGACGAAGAGGTGTTCGCCGCCGTCAAGGACGGCGACTCCATTCACGTCGAGCCGGTCGACCAGCCGGAGGACACCGAGGAGTCCGCTACCGACGAGGGCGACGTCGACGCCCCCGACGCCGAGTCCGAGGACGCCGAGCCCGAGTCGGGTGGCGACGTCGAGGCGGTCGGTGACGAGGCTGCCGAGGACGACGAGGCGGCCGCCGAGCTGCCCGACATCCACGCCGAGCCCGTCGACCCGGTGGCCGAGATGCGCGACGCCCTGCGTGCGGCGCCCGGCTACTGGTACGTCGTGCACTCGTACGCGGGTTACGAGAACAAGGTCAAGACGAACCTCGAGACGCGCATCCAGACCCTCGACATGGAGGACTACATCTTCCAGGTCGAGGTGCCGACCGAGGAAGTCACCGAGATCAAGAACGGCCAGCGCAAGCAGGTGCAGCGCAAGGTGCTGCCCGGCTACATCCTGGTCCGCATGGAGCTCAACGACTCGTCGTGGAGCGCGGTGCGCAACACGCCCGGCGTGACCGGCTTCGTGGGTGCGACCTCCAAGCCCTCCGCGCTGACCATCGACGAGGTCCTGAAGTTCCTCCTCCCGCAGGTGGAGCCGAAGGCGGCCGAGGGCAAGAAGTCGGCGTCCGGCGGCCAGACCAAGTCCACCATCGAGGTCGACTTCGAGATCGGCGAGTCGGTCACCGTCATGGACGGCCCGTTCGCGACGCTGCCCGCGACGATCAGCGAGGTCAACGCCGACGGCCAGAAGCTGAAGGTCCTGGTGTCGATCTTCGGCCGCGAGACCCCGGTCGAGCTGTCGTTCAGCCAGGTTTCCAAGATCTGA
- a CDS encoding MaoC family dehydratase: protein MIRAAEVTVGDVLPPLSLRITRADLVRYAGASLDFNPIHWNERFAQEVGLPGVIAHGMLTMGMAVRVVTDWTGDPGAVVEYGVRFGRPVPVPDDAEGALVEVSAKVAKVLDDGTFKIAITAAFEGKSVLGGANARVRLP, encoded by the coding sequence ATGATCCGCGCCGCAGAGGTCACCGTCGGCGACGTCCTGCCCCCGCTGAGCCTGCGCATCACCCGCGCGGACCTCGTCCGCTACGCCGGCGCCTCGCTCGACTTCAACCCGATCCACTGGAACGAGCGCTTCGCCCAGGAGGTCGGCCTCCCCGGCGTCATCGCCCACGGGATGCTCACCATGGGCATGGCCGTCCGGGTCGTCACCGACTGGACCGGCGACCCCGGCGCCGTCGTCGAGTACGGCGTCCGCTTCGGCAGGCCCGTACCGGTGCCCGACGACGCCGAGGGCGCCCTCGTGGAGGTGTCCGCGAAGGTCGCCAAGGTCCTGGACGACGGGACCTTCAAGATCGCGATCACGGCCGCTTTCGAGGGCAAGTCCGTGCTGGGCGGCGCCAACGCCCGCGTCCGCCTGCCGTAG
- a CDS encoding protein phosphatase 2C domain-containing protein, which produces MESQATPGRVNDDYAVVGLEWAVVLDGATALKPAENGCIHGVPWVVHRLAGNLAHTLTVTPDVALADALAESITRTCAAHEKTCDLSNPDSPSSTVTILRRRDDVLDYLVLGDSPLLVKRAGRVEPILDERMANLNDYSYDAVMAAQNTSDGYYVANTMPDAAYQAVCGTLSGGGVDAAALLTDGASRLVDAFQLMSWEELFYIISTEGPASLIAQTRKVEADGAATSDGRKRKHHDDATAVFIDFML; this is translated from the coding sequence ATGGAGAGTCAGGCTACGCCTGGTCGAGTAAACGATGACTATGCTGTAGTTGGTCTGGAATGGGCAGTTGTGCTAGACGGTGCAACAGCGCTAAAACCGGCAGAGAACGGATGTATTCATGGCGTTCCTTGGGTGGTTCACAGACTCGCTGGAAATTTGGCTCATACGCTGACCGTTACGCCAGATGTTGCGCTGGCCGATGCTTTGGCTGAGTCAATCACACGTACTTGCGCGGCACACGAGAAAACCTGCGACTTGAGCAACCCCGACAGTCCTTCGTCAACGGTCACAATACTTCGTCGTCGAGACGATGTCCTTGACTACCTAGTCCTTGGAGATTCACCGTTACTCGTCAAACGCGCAGGAAGAGTAGAACCCATCCTGGATGAGCGGATGGCGAACCTCAACGACTACTCATATGACGCCGTGATGGCGGCGCAGAACACATCGGATGGATACTACGTCGCTAACACTATGCCTGACGCCGCTTATCAGGCTGTCTGTGGCACGCTTTCAGGGGGAGGGGTAGATGCGGCTGCACTGCTAACTGACGGTGCAAGCCGACTTGTGGATGCATTTCAGTTGATGTCATGGGAAGAATTGTTTTATATCATATCGACTGAAGGACCTGCGAGCCTGATCGCACAAACAAGGAAGGTTGAAGCTGATGGAGCCGCGACAAGCGATGGCCGGAAACGCAAGCATCATGATGACGCAACTGCCGTTTTTATCGACTTTATGCTTTAA
- a CDS encoding MaoC family dehydratase N-terminal domain-containing protein has translation MALDQSFIGRTYPPSPPYEVSREKIREFADAVGESSPIHRDPEAAKAAGHVDVIAPPTFAILISMKANEVLVMDPELGLDYTRVVHGDQTFVHHRPIVAGDRLVVTTHVDAINSRMGNDIVSVRAELATESGERVTTARSTLVARGTATEEQA, from the coding sequence GTGGCATTGGACCAGTCGTTCATCGGACGCACCTACCCCCCGTCGCCCCCGTACGAGGTGAGCCGCGAGAAGATCCGCGAGTTCGCCGACGCCGTCGGCGAGTCGAGCCCGATCCACCGCGACCCCGAGGCGGCGAAGGCCGCGGGCCACGTCGACGTGATCGCCCCGCCGACGTTCGCGATCCTGATCTCCATGAAGGCCAACGAGGTCCTCGTCATGGACCCCGAACTCGGCCTGGACTACACCCGCGTCGTGCACGGCGACCAGACGTTCGTCCACCACCGGCCGATCGTGGCCGGTGACCGGCTCGTCGTCACCACGCACGTGGACGCCATCAACTCCCGCATGGGCAACGACATCGTGTCCGTCCGCGCCGAACTCGCCACCGAGTCCGGCGAGCGGGTCACCACCGCACGGTCCACCCTGGTCGCCAGGGGCACCGCCACCGAGGAGCAGGCATGA